One segment of Stenotrophomonas sp. SAU14A_NAIMI4_8 DNA contains the following:
- a CDS encoding DNA-binding transcriptional regulator, with protein MTKRVERRRAKSPILDAVHEGAAGLYASGFIDKRRMGMYEALCLEPVPEYSSAQIRALRASLHLSQPVFAGVLNTSVSTVRSWEQGEKKPSGPSLKLLNLIDRKGLDAVL; from the coding sequence ATGACCAAGCGTGTTGAACGTAGACGTGCAAAGAGCCCAATCCTTGATGCGGTGCATGAAGGCGCTGCAGGCCTGTATGCCAGCGGCTTCATCGACAAGCGACGAATGGGCATGTACGAGGCCCTGTGTCTGGAGCCCGTACCCGAATACAGCAGTGCCCAGATCCGCGCACTGCGCGCGTCGCTGCACCTCAGCCAGCCCGTATTCGCCGGTGTGCTCAATACCAGCGTTTCGACAGTCCGCAGCTGGGAGCAGGGCGAAAAGAAGCCGAGCGGGCCCTCGCTGAAGCTTCTGAACCTGATCGACCGCAAGGGTCTGGACGCTGTCCTCTAA
- a CDS encoding type II toxin-antitoxin system RelE/ParE family toxin — MIMPRVFRTRSFNRSTRKSTLSDSALCRAVSEMRHGLIDADLGGGLIKKRVALPGRGKRGSARTIVATQLGRYWFFLFCYEKNERANLTRAERDALELYASEFLKMSPAQLDRAVMCGDLQEICHDQAC, encoded by the coding sequence ATGATCATGCCACGTGTCTTCCGCACCCGAAGCTTCAACCGAAGCACACGAAAGTCAACGTTGTCCGACTCGGCATTGTGCCGCGCGGTGAGCGAAATGCGTCATGGGCTTATTGATGCCGATCTGGGTGGCGGTCTCATCAAGAAACGCGTCGCGCTGCCGGGCCGCGGAAAGCGCGGTAGCGCCCGCACCATCGTGGCGACCCAGTTGGGGCGCTACTGGTTCTTTCTCTTCTGCTATGAAAAGAACGAGCGCGCGAACCTCACCAGGGCGGAACGGGATGCGCTTGAGTTATATGCGTCTGAGTTCTTGAAGATGAGCCCTGCACAGTTGGACAGGGCAGTGATGTGCGGCGATCTGCAGGAGATATGCCATGACCAAGCGTGTTGA
- the purH gene encoding bifunctional phosphoribosylaminoimidazolecarboxamide formyltransferase/IMP cyclohydrolase, with protein sequence MTADLLPVRRALLSVSDKTGLVELATALAARGVELLSTGGTAKAIRDAGLAVKDVADVTGFPEMMDGRVKTLHPMVHGGLLGRSGLDDAVMAEHGIGAIDLLVLNLYPFEAVTAKADCTLADAVENIDIGGPAMLRSAAKNFARVAVTTDPSQYAELLASLEANDGQLSAATRFAFSVAAFNRVAQYDAAISNYLSAVTATDVAVPVRAEYPAQMNSTFVKVMDLRYGENPHQSGAFYRDLYPVPGTLATFQQLQGKELSYNNLADADAAWECVRQFDAPACVIVKHANPCGVAVGAGNGDAYELAYATDPTSAFGGIIAFNKPLDAATAKVILDRQFVEVLIAPDYEPAALEYAQKKANVRVLRIPHGDGLNNFDSKRVGSGLLLQSSDNRGMTRDELKVVSKLAPTDKQFTDLLFAWKVAKFVKSNAIVYAKDNRTIGVGAGQMSRVYSARIAGIKAADANLVVEGSVMASDAFFPFRDGIDAAAAAGIKAVIQPGGSMRDAEVIAAADEHGLAMVFTGVRHFRH encoded by the coding sequence ATGACTGCTGATCTGTTGCCCGTCCGCCGGGCCCTCCTTTCCGTTTCCGACAAGACCGGCCTGGTCGAGCTGGCCACTGCACTGGCCGCACGCGGCGTGGAGCTGCTGTCCACCGGCGGTACCGCCAAGGCCATCCGCGATGCCGGCCTGGCCGTGAAGGACGTGGCCGATGTCACCGGCTTCCCGGAAATGATGGACGGCCGGGTCAAGACCCTGCACCCGATGGTGCATGGCGGCCTGCTGGGCCGTTCGGGCCTGGACGATGCGGTGATGGCCGAGCATGGCATCGGCGCCATCGACCTGCTGGTGCTGAACCTGTACCCGTTCGAAGCGGTCACCGCCAAGGCCGACTGCACCTTGGCCGACGCGGTGGAAAACATCGATATCGGCGGCCCGGCCATGCTGCGCTCGGCGGCCAAGAACTTCGCCCGCGTGGCGGTGACCACCGACCCGTCGCAGTACGCCGAACTGCTGGCCTCGCTTGAAGCCAACGACGGCCAGCTGAGCGCCGCCACCCGCTTCGCGTTCTCGGTGGCCGCGTTCAACCGCGTGGCCCAGTACGATGCGGCCATCAGCAACTACCTGTCGGCGGTCACCGCCACCGACGTCGCCGTGCCGGTGCGCGCCGAATACCCGGCGCAGATGAATTCCACCTTCGTGAAGGTGATGGACCTGCGCTACGGCGAAAACCCGCACCAGAGCGGCGCGTTCTACCGCGACCTGTACCCGGTGCCGGGCACGCTGGCCACCTTCCAGCAGCTGCAGGGCAAGGAACTGAGCTACAACAACCTGGCCGATGCCGATGCGGCGTGGGAATGCGTGCGCCAGTTCGACGCGCCGGCCTGCGTGATCGTCAAGCACGCCAACCCGTGCGGCGTGGCCGTGGGTGCCGGCAACGGCGATGCCTATGAACTGGCCTACGCCACCGACCCGACCAGCGCCTTCGGCGGCATCATCGCCTTCAACAAGCCGCTGGACGCCGCCACCGCCAAGGTGATCCTGGACCGCCAGTTCGTGGAAGTGCTGATCGCCCCGGACTACGAGCCGGCCGCGCTGGAATACGCGCAGAAGAAGGCCAACGTGCGCGTGCTGCGCATTCCGCACGGTGATGGCCTGAACAACTTCGACAGCAAGCGCGTGGGCTCGGGCCTGCTGCTGCAGTCGTCGGACAACCGCGGCATGACCCGCGACGAACTGAAGGTGGTCAGCAAGCTGGCGCCGACCGACAAGCAGTTCACCGATCTGCTGTTCGCCTGGAAGGTGGCCAAGTTCGTGAAGTCCAACGCGATCGTGTACGCCAAGGACAACCGCACCATTGGCGTGGGCGCCGGGCAGATGAGCCGCGTGTACTCGGCACGCATCGCCGGCATCAAGGCCGCCGACGCCAACCTGGTGGTCGAAGGTTCGGTGATGGCCTCCGACGCGTTCTTCCCGTTCCGCGACGGTATCGATGCCGCCGCCGCTGCCGGCATCAAGGCGGTGATCCAGCCGGGCGGTTCGATGCGCGATGCGGAAGTGATCGCCGCCGCCGACGAGCATGGCCTGGCCATGGTGTTCACCGGCGTTCGCCACTTCCGCCACTGA
- the rpoH gene encoding RNA polymerase sigma factor RpoH produces MSQNTSTALVANNLPIPSALGSLDAYIGAVHQIPVLSVDDEQDLARRFRDGDDLDAARELVHSHLRFVVHVARGYNGYGLALGDLIQEGNIGLMKAVKRFDPDMGVRLVSFAVHWIRAEMHEFILKNWRIVKVATTKAQRKLFFNLRKSKTRLGWMNAAEVSAVAKDLNVSEREVMEMESRLSGRDIGFDAPSDEDNEHAPPSPAAFLVANDEDPSMAYERADSEDNQLQLLREGLAELDARSRDIIRRRWLDADSKVTLQELADEYGVSAERIRQVEANALKKMKALFNA; encoded by the coding sequence ATGAGCCAGAACACCTCTACTGCCCTTGTGGCAAACAATCTCCCGATTCCCAGTGCGCTCGGTTCGCTGGACGCCTACATCGGTGCCGTGCACCAGATTCCGGTGCTGTCGGTCGATGACGAACAGGACCTGGCCCGTCGTTTCCGCGACGGCGACGATCTGGACGCTGCGCGCGAGCTGGTGCATTCGCACCTGCGCTTCGTGGTGCACGTGGCCCGCGGTTACAACGGCTACGGCCTTGCGCTGGGCGACCTGATCCAGGAAGGCAACATCGGCCTGATGAAGGCGGTCAAGCGCTTCGACCCGGATATGGGCGTGCGCCTGGTGTCCTTCGCCGTGCATTGGATCCGTGCCGAAATGCACGAGTTCATCCTGAAGAACTGGCGCATCGTGAAGGTCGCCACCACCAAGGCGCAGCGCAAGCTGTTCTTCAACCTGCGCAAGTCGAAGACGCGCCTGGGCTGGATGAACGCGGCCGAAGTGAGCGCGGTGGCCAAGGACCTGAACGTGTCCGAGCGCGAGGTGATGGAAATGGAATCGCGCCTGTCCGGTCGCGATATCGGTTTCGATGCGCCCAGCGATGAGGACAACGAACACGCCCCGCCGTCGCCGGCCGCGTTCCTGGTCGCCAACGACGAAGACCCGTCGATGGCCTACGAGCGTGCCGACAGCGAAGACAACCAGCTGCAGCTGCTGCGCGAAGGCCTGGCCGAGCTGGATGCCCGTTCGCGCGACATCATCCGCCGCCGCTGGCTGGACGCCGACAGCAAGGTGACGCTGCAGGAACTGGCCGATGAGTACGGCGTTTCCGCCGAGCGCATCCGCCAGGTCGAAGCGAACGCGCTGAAGAAGATGAAGGCGCTGTTCAACGCGTAA
- the purD gene encoding phosphoribosylamine--glycine ligase has product MNVLVIGSGGREHALAWKLAQSPQVSEVLVAPGNAGTATEDKCRNAAVKVTDIDGLLALAQAEGVALTVVGPEVPLVAGVVDRFRAAGLRIFGPTAAAAQLEGSKAYAKDFLARHNIPTAFYAVHTEVDAALAYIRDKGAPIVVKADGLAAGKGVIVAMTLAEAEDAVRDMLSGNAFGDAGARVVIEEFLDGEEASFISMVDGVHALPMATSQDHKRVGDGDTGPNTGGMGAYSPAPVVTAEVHARVMREVVNPTVQGMIADGIPFTGFLYAGLMIDASGAPKVIEFNVRFGDPETQPVMLRLQSDLVDLVEAAIDGRLDQVEAQWDPRPSLGVVLAARPYPESPITGDVISGLADVPASAKVFHAGTALDAQGQVLSAGGRVLCVAALGDSVRDAQANAYAGVAKVRWANEFHRTDIGWRAIAREG; this is encoded by the coding sequence ATGAACGTACTTGTCATCGGCTCTGGCGGCCGCGAACACGCCCTGGCATGGAAGCTGGCCCAATCCCCCCAGGTCAGTGAAGTGCTCGTGGCGCCCGGCAACGCCGGCACCGCCACCGAGGACAAGTGCCGCAACGCGGCGGTGAAGGTGACCGACATCGACGGCCTGCTGGCGCTGGCCCAGGCCGAAGGCGTGGCATTGACCGTGGTGGGCCCGGAAGTACCGCTGGTGGCCGGCGTGGTCGACCGCTTCCGCGCCGCCGGCCTGCGCATCTTCGGGCCGACCGCCGCCGCTGCACAGCTGGAAGGCAGCAAGGCCTACGCCAAGGACTTCCTGGCCCGCCACAACATCCCCACCGCGTTCTACGCCGTGCACACCGAGGTGGACGCGGCGCTGGCCTACATCCGCGACAAGGGCGCCCCGATCGTGGTCAAGGCCGACGGCCTGGCCGCCGGCAAGGGCGTGATCGTGGCGATGACCCTGGCCGAGGCCGAAGACGCCGTGCGCGACATGCTGTCGGGCAATGCCTTCGGCGACGCCGGTGCGCGCGTGGTGATCGAGGAATTCCTGGACGGCGAAGAAGCCAGCTTCATTTCCATGGTCGATGGCGTGCATGCGCTGCCGATGGCCACCTCGCAGGACCACAAGCGCGTGGGCGACGGCGATACCGGCCCGAACACCGGCGGCATGGGCGCCTATTCGCCGGCACCGGTGGTCACCGCCGAAGTACATGCGCGGGTGATGCGCGAGGTGGTGAACCCGACCGTGCAGGGCATGATTGCCGACGGCATTCCGTTCACCGGCTTCCTGTATGCCGGGCTGATGATCGATGCCAGCGGCGCACCGAAGGTGATCGAGTTCAACGTGCGCTTCGGCGATCCGGAAACCCAGCCGGTGATGCTGCGCCTGCAGTCCGACCTGGTGGACCTGGTGGAAGCGGCCATCGACGGTCGCCTGGACCAAGTGGAGGCGCAGTGGGACCCGCGCCCGTCGCTGGGCGTGGTGCTGGCCGCGAGGCCGTACCCGGAATCGCCGATCACCGGTGATGTGATTTCCGGCCTGGCCGATGTGCCGGCCAGCGCCAAGGTGTTTCATGCCGGCACCGCGCTGGACGCGCAGGGCCAGGTGCTGAGCGCCGGTGGCCGCGTGCTGTGCGTGGCCGCGCTGGGCGACAGCGTGCGCGACGCGCAGGCCAATGCCTATGCCGGCGTGGCCAAGGTGCGCTGGGCCAACGAGTTCCACCGCACCGACATCGGCTGGCGCGCGATCGCACGCGAGGGGTGA
- a CDS encoding CDP-alcohol phosphatidyltransferase family protein, whose protein sequence is MSIYALKGRFQDLLPPAVRGLYRLGITANTVTVAAAVVSLLVAAAVWCCAPAQPLLYLLLPLWMLLRMALNAVDGMLAREFGQQSRLGAYLNELCDVIADAALYLSLLSVAGVNPVALWLLAWAAALSEYAGVLGLMVGASRRYDGPMGKSDRAFVIGVLGLLLAFGWVGAATVTWVAGVAALLCAVTLFNRVRRGLQESAVTPQ, encoded by the coding sequence GTGTCGATCTATGCATTGAAAGGACGTTTCCAGGACCTGTTGCCTCCGGCCGTGCGCGGGCTCTACCGCCTCGGCATCACCGCCAACACGGTGACTGTGGCCGCCGCCGTGGTCTCGCTGCTGGTGGCCGCCGCCGTGTGGTGCTGCGCCCCGGCGCAACCGCTGCTGTACCTGCTGCTGCCGCTGTGGATGCTGCTGCGCATGGCGCTCAACGCCGTGGACGGCATGCTGGCCCGCGAGTTCGGCCAGCAGTCGCGGCTGGGCGCCTATCTGAACGAATTGTGCGATGTGATTGCCGACGCCGCGCTGTACCTGAGCCTGCTCAGCGTGGCGGGCGTGAACCCGGTGGCGCTGTGGCTGCTGGCCTGGGCGGCGGCACTGAGCGAATACGCCGGCGTGCTGGGCCTGATGGTCGGCGCCAGCCGGCGCTACGATGGGCCCATGGGCAAGAGCGACCGCGCCTTCGTGATCGGTGTGCTGGGCCTGCTGCTGGCCTTCGGCTGGGTGGGGGCCGCCACGGTGACGTGGGTGGCGGGCGTGGCTGCACTGCTGTGCGCGGTGACGCTGTTCAACCGGGTGCGCAGGGGCCTGCAGGAATCGGCGGTTACACCGCAGTAA